From the genome of Pseudophryne corroboree isolate aPseCor3 chromosome 9, aPseCor3.hap2, whole genome shotgun sequence:
TGGGATGTTGTTTCTCATTATTGAATATTTATGCCCAGAAGATGACTACTTTCTTAAAACCATAAAGGAGGGTGAATTTTGCTCCCTCCCTTACACAATAAACATAACATTGTTTTATACAGTATGGGGTGtaatcaatagctgtcggaagctgccgtcttgtcggaaagacggcagcttccgacagatttccgtcggaaggggttccaacttaTTCAATATGGGCTGTTTTTtccccgacaagttgggaattcccgacttgttggaaaacacgtggatcggcggaatagctgccgatctgtgtacttctgttggaaacggggccaaatccgacaggttttggccccgtttccgaccgtctcaatctgactttaaaaaaagtcggattgaggtgaggagacaggggAGCGGTGCGTCGGGCTATGGGGAGCGGGGCAGGAAGGTACCTTAAGACAGgcatcccccggccaggcacctctctccctgcagcgctctCCGGCCTGCACTGGACTACACGGCTGAGTGCAGTGATGTGCGGCTccatccagcagctccctgtgatcttGCACACgaggagctgctgacagcagctgcACGGACGCCTGCCAAATCCGTCAGTTGGATTTTGCTGCtctattgaatagggcttgtcggatccattccgccaaatgcatgtcggaatggatccgactgttattgaatatacccctacagTATGTCTGTTCAGTTATCTGTTTAATGCAGACGTTCCCaaacgcggttctcaaggcaccccaacggtccttgttttaaatgtatccatgcttggccacaggtgacttaattagcaccttagtcaatttgatttagccatctatgctgagccatggatatacctaaaacctggactgttggggtgccttgaggaccgcgattgggaacctctggtttaatgTGTAAGTCCATTCTGAGTGCATAGTTATGATATGCCAAGCTTTACAGTCATCAATCAAATCTTCTGGAATAATTTGCATGTTTGCATCCTGAAAGCAAACACCCTGCAGAGCAGGTAACACAACATGTAGTTGAAAGAGGGAGGGGCTAAGACAGACGGCCCTAATGTGCAAAGAACCTGATCGCTTACAAAGTGCTTCCATCTGCGACGGCAGGTGGCCAGGCAGCCCCCACAACGGTGCCCAATAATAGATGACAATGCAGTCATTGGATTCTCATGCTTCTCATTTATTCacttcatataaaaaaaaaaaaaatatctggtaAGAATGCATTGTTGCACAATATACAATACTTCAACACACCTTTGTTGTGTGATATTTCTCAGAATAAAATCTACACCTGGAACAGTGTCGACAGACATACAGACCCCGTTGTTCATGCTCCCACTCCAGGTACGGAGCAGTTACTAATTAGACCAAGACTTCAAACATCGTACAAGCCAAGACGGAtatagggttgttgtttttttttcaggatgtgaacaatttttttttctttttattagaaAAAGCAGCACATCAAAACAAAATAGTTATGTTTTAGTTATTATAATATCAGGACAACAGTTTTCAGAGTACAAGTTAGGGaaagggaaaaaatatatataaacgatTAATCAAATCAGTACCAGGAATCCATTCAATCATTTTATAGCTCAATGTTCTGTTTTATGTTGGTCTCGCCCAGGCACTAGCCATAGGTTctttgggggaggggggaggggggcacggttCCGATCGATTCtctaataaagaaaaaaattacaaGGAAAAAGAATGCAACTCTCTATCTAGAGTTTAATACACAATCAACACCACCAATGACAGGCAATGTCAATTCATATAAATTAATAACTTACAAAACAGTACATTATTTACATAATAGATAATAAATACACTGTTATAAACAGTAAAGTACGTGTTGGGACTCAAGGCAGTGCAATAAAAAAATCGTGTTGTCGGGGAGTGGGGAGAAACTGAGATCATGCAGAACGTCGTCTGGAACACATCACATTACACGGCGCCTCCTGATACGTATCCTCCAATGTAGTGAATGCACGTGGttcataaaaaacagaaaaaacagcTACCTCTTTTATATTGTGCAGAATAGATATATTCCATAGAACGCAAAAAAAACCTCAACACGGATCTTTGTAACAAGCAAAGTGTGTAATGACCTAAGGTGGGTGGAGATAATGACACTGACCAGCGATGGAAACCATCTCTGTACGATTCTTAGTAACTGCAGTAAAGTCACATATATTGCCTACAAAAAAAGGAAGACTTCTTCTTCTTTCCAGAaggaatacacatatacacacgttATCTGTCCTGCGCACATTAAATATTGTGTCATTAATAGGCATTTCAGAGACAATGGAAGTTTTACAAAAAAGGCACAAAACGTCCTCAAACATTTGGACAGGGTTTGAACATAGACACTAGAAATTAGTCATCGGTAGGTCTATTAGGTTTAAGGTTTCAAAATCTTGTGGTAGAAAAATCTCTCAGTTTTGtgtcattatttttttcttttttttcttatagAAACAGTTCGGTGACCATTCACGCCGTTCTCAGAACAATGTGCGTTTACTTTTGCTTTTCCGCCCGCAGATGATGCCAAATCATAACGTACATCATCCGGTAGTTTCCTGAGCTATCCCTTCACTCCAGAATCCTTTAGCCACAGCTCCACTGACGAGCAGCAGGAAAGATCTTTTGGCAAGGCTTGACCGAGGCCCAAGATCAAGATTACATGCTTGTCAAAACCGACAGCGTGTACATGTTCTCCCGGTTCCAAGTTCTCTTCCAGGCCGGACCTATGTGTCCAGGGGTGACGTATCGTCCGTCAGTAGTTCAGGGTCACCCTCTGGCGAGTCCCCAATTCCCGGATCGACAATGTGAAGTGTCTTTGTACTGCTGTAATAACTGATACAATCCCCCTCTTTGTCGTGGCCTTCTGAGTCTTCTTCTTCAAGGGTCAACTCAAAGTGGAACTTTTCCGAGACTCCAGGGCAGTCCTTGTCCTGCTCGTCAAAGAGAGGAGAAGGACTCTGAGGTATCATGCTTTGGTACCAGTTCCTATTGTCCTCCAATGTATCCAAAATATCCTGAGCATCGGGCTGGACCAAATCTGCCCACGTTTCCCACAAAGGATGAACAATGTAGTCAATGAACCCAACCTGGAGAAGACGGAGAAAAAGGACAGTTAGTTTTCTCTTCAAATATTGTAACACAGGAAAAACAACAGAACAAAAATAATATACAAGTGTTTTGAATTGAAATTTGGTTACATTGTTTTTTTAGAGTCAATGTTCTAATTTAACAACATTACTCCAGGAAAAGGGCTTTTATTAGGCATTATCTACTATCTGAAGAGGCATACCATTACCAGATAACCGTAATGGGTTGTGAGATGTCTTATGTTAAAAACAAATAAACCTGCtttaaataaagtaaaataaaacatgTACAGAATGATCACATTGGGCAATTTGTCTGATGTCCTATCAAATCCCCCAGCACAGAACCATATGTGAAGCCAAATCGACCCAAGTTTTTAAccacttttgttttttttcttctaaaaaATTAGAaactttttttaaatgtaatgaAGTCTAAAAAAGTTTTAATAATCTAGTCAAATATTATATTATAAGAGAAATTACAcgcaaaaaaaatataatttttatatatatatatatatatatatatatatataatacatacacacacacacatacatctttATCTCTAGGGGGTGTCTAGCACCCCCCACTCCCAACACTCATGTCCATAGGCCCTCACTGTAAAATTAGTTCCCACCCCTCTCCCATCAAAAATAACCCACCCCAGTGGAAAAAAATCCCCAGCATTATCAAGCCCCACCCCCTAGTGGTAATACATCCCGGTGGCAAAGCCCCTACTCTTACCCAGTGTTAACGGACCTCCACTGtttagtgaccccccccccccccccgccgccttcCCCATTAGTCACTATAAATGTAAtttattattttaaaatatatCCACCCCCCCAGTCAAAATAAAACTTTGTGGGGCAGCAATCGCAATAGTCAAATGACCAgaactgctcaatgtgattgtggaaGCCAAATTGAGCACAGATCTAGCTCTCTGCAAAAACAAATGGATCTGCCCATACGTCGGTGTATGTCAGCACTGAGATTCTCGGTACATGTACGAGTTGGGGACGTACCTGTGATTTTTCCACTGAAGCGGTGTGTTTGTCACACATGGGGCTGATCTCCATGCCTCGTTCTCgctccttatccccctgctggaagaACTCTTCCATTATCCTGTCTGTCCACTGCCTGTACAGTTCCAGAGATTTTGTAGGATTGCTTAAATCTGCACAATGCACCATATTCCTGAGAACCTGAAATCAGAAAACACCCCAAGTTCAGTCGCTGAGTTCCAAGTTTCCCTTCGTGCATGGAACAGTCTGAAAACAGGACAATTGCTTTACTCTCCCATATTCTACTTAGGAAATGAGGTGTTTATTGGATTCTCCTGACGTCATCTAGCTATTTGTATCTGCACTCTGTTCCATCTTTCATTACAGTATCCTGGAAACCGGAGCGTTTGGGAAGGACACCTAACAAGCCAGTCACTGACTCGCACTGCTCGTATGGACGTTTGTCGGATAATCCTGCTGGTGTGATTTATTAAATCCGGGGATAATTTCTGATCTGGTTCTAGAAGGGAATGTCTCCCTACAGGTCCTGAGCTGGCTGGTGCCGGAGTGGCGGCATTAACTGCAGGGACAGACGTGTCTGCCTCCCCAGGAGTGAATTCTATATTTATAATTACCTGTATGCGGTCAGTGTAGTTATCCAGGAGGAGGACGCCGGAACTGGTCACTTTCTTGGTTTCTACCATAGTTTTCAGGTCAGCCAGCAGGCTCATGTGCTTGGACATGTCTGTAGCTAGCACCTGCAAAGACATGACGGAGGTTACGGTACATTCTGGCAGATCTgtcaccccccctctcctcctctatcGATGATCGTAACGTCCAGAATCCTTACCATGTCTATAACCATTTTCCTGAGTGACTGCCGCTGCTTCTTGGTGAGATTCTGAAAGATGTCGCAGTGTTCTTCCTGTAACAGTTTGAACCCCACGGCTAGGTGGTGATTCTCCAGTACGGATTCGTCGTTGTACATCAGTGCAAGTTCGGAATCTGCAGGGAAAATTGTGAGTCGGTCACCTCCTGTGCAAGGTCCTTTGTCCGAGCAAATCCTTCAATATCAGGGTGTATTTCAGCTGACACTCTATCAGGAGCTAGCAACCTGGACAAATGTATGGCCAATACAGGTTTACAGTAATGTCACCAGGAATTAGAGGATTGAGGATGAATTGTTGCACAGCTAGGGTGGGAGTCTGGCCAAATAACTTGGGTACAGAAAaccagtatacagatggagccctgctcatataTCCCTTTAATAGGACTAATTGAGCCAGTGCCGTCAGACTTAATCCCCCGCTGTAATGAGTTAATCCCCTGCtgcattgttctctctgtattgtattgcagctgagaacaatagatgtaagggtttatgctaataagccttggtgcacctaggcacagcagagaattCTAGATAAGCGAGGCTCCATCTCTATGTACATAGGAGAACTTCTGTTGCAACATTTAATGGTCCTATACCAGGAGCAGCGTCCCCCATTACGCACTGCTCGATACGCAGTACACTAAGTGCTAAAAATATTACAGGACACGATATGGTCACGTGAGTACGGACTTTACAGCTGACCTCAGCATCGCAGAATACCTTTGGTAGGTTAGACCCCTGTGATATGCGAGATATGGCTCATAGCGGTAAGACGGAAACTTACTTGTGTTGATGAGAAACTGGTTGGAGACGCCAGGGTGATCTACATCGTGAATGGCGGCCGCGAATATTGCAGCGAGGATTTCCAGGTCGGTGAAGACAGCCTGCAGTAAGTAAAAATGAAGTTAGTTAAGAAAAAAACAACATGATCTAAACACTACTTGCAAATGAATAGTCATACTCTGAAAATGAGGGGAAAAATGTCTTAAAGTGGCCCCACTGCCTACATAGAGAAGAGGCCTCAGCATTGGCAATAGGTCATAATTAAATgagaggcagtagcggatcttgccatgggcaagcaggacttttgcccggggtgccgccttccggagggtgccggcgccgtccagagggcgccgcaccatggcaagatctgctactgtttggcagtgtcccccgctgtgaagggaactagacgctacccgtctagtttcccttcgtggagaggacctttgttgtgcagtgcacaatgacatcatcgcgcaccgcacagcattgtgggactggcacagatgctaggggtcataattgacctctagtgtctatctatgctgtgctatgggagagacgtcatgacgtctctcccatagatctgaggagaggagcggcgccagcggaggtctgcagcggtcgggaatcaggagcggggatagttagtattcatttttattttttattgtaagcggcgctactgtacagggggcttaaccgaccacgcccctgtatgaagccacgcccctattttccgcccgggtcgccacaagggctagaaaggGCCCTGATGAGAGGCTAAATGAATgttggttcagcccacaaaatgggcGTTTTGTCGGTGCTGatgccttatgctgggtacacactgggcgattcatATTGGGTGTTCAATCGAACAGCCGTTATATCATGAGAGGGTTGGCGGGTCTATACAAAAGATATGTCTGTGAAAcgacgtcattcacagacgtattgTGTCAGGGGCCCGATGCAAATTACTTGTTTGAGACTCCTTCAACTGTTTTTATAATACTAatagaaactaaaaaaaaaaatctggaaaaCTGTTTTTGAGTAATCCGGAGCATTCAGCGCACACTGGGCGCTAGGCAGGAGTCTATGTTGCCTGATGGATGAGCTGGCTCTGCCTATACCCTCACGTGAGTCTCGCTATACAGTCTTCTCCTTACTCCTATCAACTTTCTCCAAACAAATGATAGCATCGATTATCCCCCAACTATTCCGCCTCATTGCGGTGTTTGGGAGTGGCCGTAGTGGGTTCTTACCCGCCATAAAACTATACTATCTGAAGATGCTGCCATTGTTCTATAAAATGGATGAGGTGTTGCCATTACTCACATCCAGCGCCGGAGTAGACAGCAGGACATGCGTAGACTGCGTAACGTCGGCTGCGTGGAGGCTGTTATGATAGGCGACGTCGGAATGGTAGTGGTCTTCCAGGGTCATTGTGTAGGTGACCAGGGTATCGGCCGATATCTTAAATGTCTTCAGCAGATCTCTCTCCTGTGTAGCACAACGTAGAGAGACGACGTCAGATACATTACAACAATGATCCATCTTTACGTAACACCCGATGGGGTGACTTGTGGTTCAGGGTACTGACCTGGAATATAGCGTACATGATGCAGGTCAGGGGTCTATTACAAGAGTAGGCCGCCACCTTGAAGATGTTCAGTCCCCATTTGTTAAGGTCTTCCAGTTCCTGAGAAATGAACAACAACCTATAGATTAGCAAACGTATACACCTTAATGGGAAATGTCCACCTGCACTGCATGTAGGGGATGGCTCCACTTTAAGCCTCCACTCTAACAGTGGGTCCACTGCCCAGGGGGTACTCCCTCACCGCTACCCATCCAAGTATGCTTTTTGTATGGCAGGGTAGCATTTAAAATATGCTAATCGCACATTAGTTACACAATTAAAAGGTGTTGGCAAATAATGTGCGACTAATATAGAACATGCGAAGAATAATTATAAGTGGGGAAATAAAACCCTTTTTATATATTCATGTAGAAACCGTTTGGAAATGATGTGATCAGTAATGTTTTGTAACAGCCGCAGGAAGTGATTGTGTTCTGCATTAAGCAGTCTGATAGATAATCAGATAATTAGGGTAGAGGGTCTCAGCCTTCAGTGTAAGGTGAAGATGACATTTTCATTATTCGTATAAGAGGTTTGCAAGGAGCGTAACCCTGATATACTGCGTGGAATCTATATGCACCTTAGACAGCAGGTCTTCACTTTCAGTCTTGACCCCGAATCGGGACATGCTAGTGTTGTTCAGGCTTGAACTGTGCATTAGCTTCTTAACGCCGCTGATCTGTGTCATTAACTGGTGTCTCTTCTTCTTCTCCCTGTCTTTCTGTGTTGGGGACGGAATCTCCACATCATTTTGCTTGTCTGCgaaaaatacaaatataaaaagtttcactaaaatgatttaaaaaaatccccccccccccccccctctcattacAGGTCTATCTATCTGTAATGCCCTTTAATTCCAATAACAAATAATTACTAGCGTAATAACCAATCCTACTAATCAATAACCATTATAATTAGGCAGCGTTTGAAATTAGATTTAAAGACAGAGGAATACAATGTATCGGTGCCCTATGACTCAGACACTTCACACCCTGAGTGTAATCTGATCAAGTCCCATCACTGTGTAATAAGTGAGTGGGTTTAGAACACTATGGCACTTAGGCCCCGAGATACGATAAAGTAGGTTATCGCACCTTCTCCTGGCTGTCGTTACTGGGCCACACAGACATCTGCTTGCTTATTCTCTCTTTAATTAAGGCCTCAGCACAATGGGAAATAATTGAGCAGGTCTGCCTCGATGCAGTTAAGGCAGCTATTACTCACTGGTGCCATCAGTTTGACACTAATAGGTGTTTCCCTGTGGGCTGAAGCTTAGGCTGGGAGAATCGATGAGCGGCTTCTGCGTGGAATCTCCTTGAGTGCACGCAAAATCTCCAAGGGTGCAGGATCACTACAAAACTGCTGAGCCTATAGGGCTGCTTCATTAGTACAGAAATGTTCTGCAAATCTATGGAAAATATTGGTGCTTCATAGACCGAACACCTTGGGTGCCTGAAATCACCATGATATTGCTAAGTTTATTCACTGGGATATCAACATTGCCTCTTAAATGCTCAAAACAAAGGATTCCCCGCTTATACTTGTCATGGCGTTACTCATTCCTCCCACCCTCGCTGGAATTAAGAAGGTCCATAAAAATGCAACACAAACTGCATTAGGAGAATCCCTGTCTTCTCCAGGCCTGGGAGATGCACAGCTAGGACTCGGCCTTTTGTAAAATATAAATTTTAGTGCTACTGAAGATAGCCTGCGGAGACGCACCTCCAAATATTGGCAGCAAAGAAAGGGGGCCCGAAAGAGCAAAGCCTGATGCAGCTTTTGTTTATGGAAGTAATAGTATGT
Proteins encoded in this window:
- the PDE4B gene encoding 3',5'-cyclic-AMP phosphodiesterase 4B isoform X1; this translates as MKKSRSVITITTEESAKGFPECFLSKSYSSYGYNMGIDLWKGKRLCSGTLQLPPLHQRQVRRAKTPDYAHRPTTLPLLLPPKIAVTPVEKEHFDVENGPTPGRSPLDHQISPGSGLILHTNFASHNQRRESFLYRSDSDYDLSPKTMSRNSSATSEMHGDDLIVTPFAQVLASLRSVRNNFTLLTNVHGAPNKRSPMTNHPQISRVNIQEDSYQKLAMDTLEELDWCLDQLETIQTYRSVSEMASNKFKRMLNRELTHLSEMSRSGNQVSEYISSTFLDKQNDVEIPSPTQKDREKKKRHQLMTQISGVKKLMHSSSLNNTSMSRFGVKTESEDLLSKELEDLNKWGLNIFKVAAYSCNRPLTCIMYAIFQERDLLKTFKISADTLVTYTMTLEDHYHSDVAYHNSLHAADVTQSTHVLLSTPALDAVFTDLEILAAIFAAAIHDVDHPGVSNQFLINTNSELALMYNDESVLENHHLAVGFKLLQEEHCDIFQNLTKKQRQSLRKMVIDMVLATDMSKHMSLLADLKTMVETKKVTSSGVLLLDNYTDRIQVLRNMVHCADLSNPTKSLELYRQWTDRIMEEFFQQGDKERERGMEISPMCDKHTASVEKSQVGFIDYIVHPLWETWADLVQPDAQDILDTLEDNRNWYQSMIPQSPSPLFDEQDKDCPGVSEKFHFELTLEEEDSEGHDKEGDCISYYSSTKTLHIVDPGIGDSPEGDPELLTDDTSPLDT
- the PDE4B gene encoding 3',5'-cyclic-AMP phosphodiesterase 4B isoform X3, coding for MLTVKEFPSRRHSWICFDVENGPTPGRSPLDHQISPGSGLILHTNFASHNQRRESFLYRSDSDYDLSPKTMSRNSSATSEMHGDDLIVTPFAQVLASLRSVRNNFTLLTNVHGAPNKRSPMTNHPQISRVNIQEDSYQKLAMDTLEELDWCLDQLETIQTYRSVSEMASNKFKRMLNRELTHLSEMSRSGNQVSEYISSTFLDKQNDVEIPSPTQKDREKKKRHQLMTQISGVKKLMHSSSLNNTSMSRFGVKTESEDLLSKELEDLNKWGLNIFKVAAYSCNRPLTCIMYAIFQERDLLKTFKISADTLVTYTMTLEDHYHSDVAYHNSLHAADVTQSTHVLLSTPALDAVFTDLEILAAIFAAAIHDVDHPGVSNQFLINTNSELALMYNDESVLENHHLAVGFKLLQEEHCDIFQNLTKKQRQSLRKMVIDMVLATDMSKHMSLLADLKTMVETKKVTSSGVLLLDNYTDRIQVLRNMVHCADLSNPTKSLELYRQWTDRIMEEFFQQGDKERERGMEISPMCDKHTASVEKSQVGFIDYIVHPLWETWADLVQPDAQDILDTLEDNRNWYQSMIPQSPSPLFDEQDKDCPGVSEKFHFELTLEEEDSEGHDKEGDCISYYSSTKTLHIVDPGIGDSPEGDPELLTDDTSPLDT
- the PDE4B gene encoding 3',5'-cyclic-AMP phosphodiesterase 4B isoform X2 codes for the protein MTSKESPNELSTPDTEVYIRTFKEHMHLELELPRLSGKRTTTSPKISPRSSPRNSPCFFRKLLVNKSIRQRRRFTVAHTCFDVENGPTPGRSPLDHQISPGSGLILHTNFASHNQRRESFLYRSDSDYDLSPKTMSRNSSATSEMHGDDLIVTPFAQVLASLRSVRNNFTLLTNVHGAPNKRSPMTNHPQISRVNIQEDSYQKLAMDTLEELDWCLDQLETIQTYRSVSEMASNKFKRMLNRELTHLSEMSRSGNQVSEYISSTFLDKQNDVEIPSPTQKDREKKKRHQLMTQISGVKKLMHSSSLNNTSMSRFGVKTESEDLLSKELEDLNKWGLNIFKVAAYSCNRPLTCIMYAIFQERDLLKTFKISADTLVTYTMTLEDHYHSDVAYHNSLHAADVTQSTHVLLSTPALDAVFTDLEILAAIFAAAIHDVDHPGVSNQFLINTNSELALMYNDESVLENHHLAVGFKLLQEEHCDIFQNLTKKQRQSLRKMVIDMVLATDMSKHMSLLADLKTMVETKKVTSSGVLLLDNYTDRIQVLRNMVHCADLSNPTKSLELYRQWTDRIMEEFFQQGDKERERGMEISPMCDKHTASVEKSQVGFIDYIVHPLWETWADLVQPDAQDILDTLEDNRNWYQSMIPQSPSPLFDEQDKDCPGVSEKFHFELTLEEEDSEGHDKEGDCISYYSSTKTLHIVDPGIGDSPEGDPELLTDDTSPLDT
- the PDE4B gene encoding 3',5'-cyclic-AMP phosphodiesterase 4B isoform X4; translation: MPEANYLLSVSWGYIKFKRMLNRELTHLSEMSRSGNQVSEYISSTFLDKQNDVEIPSPTQKDREKKKRHQLMTQISGVKKLMHSSSLNNTSMSRFGVKTESEDLLSKELEDLNKWGLNIFKVAAYSCNRPLTCIMYAIFQERDLLKTFKISADTLVTYTMTLEDHYHSDVAYHNSLHAADVTQSTHVLLSTPALDAVFTDLEILAAIFAAAIHDVDHPGVSNQFLINTNSELALMYNDESVLENHHLAVGFKLLQEEHCDIFQNLTKKQRQSLRKMVIDMVLATDMSKHMSLLADLKTMVETKKVTSSGVLLLDNYTDRIQVLRNMVHCADLSNPTKSLELYRQWTDRIMEEFFQQGDKERERGMEISPMCDKHTASVEKSQVGFIDYIVHPLWETWADLVQPDAQDILDTLEDNRNWYQSMIPQSPSPLFDEQDKDCPGVSEKFHFELTLEEEDSEGHDKEGDCISYYSSTKTLHIVDPGIGDSPEGDPELLTDDTSPLDT